The Acinetobacter sp. WCHA45 DNA window CTTTCGGAACATTTTCAGCTGGATTTTTGGTTTCACCTGCGGCAACACCAATGAGTTCAGTTCCAGAAAAGGCAAAGTTAACAATTAACATCGTGGTGAAAATTGGAAAAAGACCTTGTGGAAACCAACCATGTGCCGTTAAGTTATGAAATAACGGTGCTGATTCAGTGCCTTGGAATGGAATGAAACCAAAAATTGCGCATAAACCTAAAAGGATAAAGACAATAACAGTAACGACTTTGACTAATGCAAGCCAAAATTCTGATTCAGCAAAAATGCGGGTTGAACTTAAATTTAATCCTAAAATTGTAATTGCAAAAATAATGGTCCAAATCCACATTGAAATATGAGGGAACCATTCTTGCATGAGTAAGGCTGCGGCAGTAAATTCTGTACCAAGCGTTGCGGTCCATGTCAGCCAATACAGCCAAGAAATCATATAACCCGTTCCTGGGCCAATATATTTTTGAGCGTATGCGCCAAAAGATCCAGCCACAGGCATATGTACTGCGAGCTCACCTAAACAGAGCATGACCATATAGGCAATTAAACCACCTAAAAAGTAGGCAATAATTGCGCCGATAGGACCTGTTTGAGCGATGACCTCGCCAGAACCTAAAAATAAACCTGTACCAATTGCACCGCCCAATGAAAGCATCACTAGGTGACGGGTGCTCATTGCACGTTTTAATGTTTTTGATTCAGAGGTAGCATTTGAGTTGGAAGATTGCATACCACAATTTGTCCAAGCGTGGAGAAGCGGGTATTTTA harbors:
- a CDS encoding amino acid permease — translated: MQSSNSNATSESKTLKRAMSTRHLVMLSLGGAIGTGLFLGSGEVIAQTGPIGAIIAYFLGGLIAYMVMLCLGELAVHMPVAGSFGAYAQKYIGPGTGYMISWLYWLTWTATLGTEFTAAALLMQEWFPHISMWIWTIIFAITILGLNLSSTRIFAESEFWLALVKVVTVIVFILLGLCAIFGFIPFQGTESAPLFHNLTAHGWFPQGLFPIFTTMLIVNFAFSGTELIGVAAGETKNPAENVPKAINAAIWRLLIFFVGTIVVISALLPFHITGLGGDGVSSSPFVTVFKYIGIPYADDIIRFVIITALLSAANSGLYAASRMMWSLSDQRQLPSIFSKLSKSGTPIIALVVTMFGAIPGLLSEHFAPETIFKNLLGVAAFTMVIVWMSICWSQFNFRRQWYKAGHSAKDLKFAAPLYPIVPILGFVFCLITGLSMAYDPEMQAGFIGCLLFIAACYLSHYLFYRDRK